The following are encoded together in the Tepidiforma bonchosmolovskayae genome:
- a CDS encoding SDR family NAD(P)-dependent oxidoreductase: MAGRLAGKTAIVTGAGRGIGREVALLFAQEGCRVLVNDLGTSVAGEGADASPAAQTVAEIRASGGEAIAHFGDVADLDAAEDMVRTVLNEWGQLDILVNVAGILRDRMVFNMTEEEWDAVVRVHMKGTFATTKFASLHWRQARNGGRLINFTSGSGLFGAPGQPNYAAAKMGIWGFTLSCARALGRYGVTANSIAPGAATRMTDTVPAERSAQGPNRVTSDAAKGTERDPANIAPPLVYLASDAGGWISGRCFGIAGYRITLYSNIAPQVVLQGSKMWTVDELFERMEPTFKPFIQPVQ; this comes from the coding sequence ATGGCTGGAAGGCTTGCCGGGAAGACGGCGATTGTCACGGGCGCGGGGCGGGGCATCGGGCGGGAGGTGGCGCTGCTGTTCGCGCAGGAGGGGTGCAGGGTGCTGGTGAACGACCTTGGAACGTCGGTCGCGGGCGAAGGCGCGGATGCTTCGCCGGCGGCGCAGACCGTGGCGGAAATCCGGGCCTCCGGGGGCGAGGCGATTGCGCACTTCGGGGATGTGGCGGACCTCGACGCCGCCGAGGACATGGTCCGGACCGTGCTGAACGAGTGGGGCCAGCTCGACATCCTCGTGAACGTTGCCGGCATCCTGCGCGACCGGATGGTGTTCAACATGACGGAGGAGGAGTGGGACGCGGTCGTGCGGGTGCATATGAAGGGCACGTTCGCAACGACGAAGTTCGCCTCGCTGCACTGGCGGCAGGCGCGGAACGGCGGGCGGCTGATCAACTTCACCTCGGGGTCGGGGCTGTTCGGCGCGCCGGGCCAGCCGAATTACGCGGCGGCGAAGATGGGCATCTGGGGTTTCACGCTCAGCTGCGCGCGGGCGCTGGGGCGGTACGGCGTGACGGCGAACTCGATTGCTCCCGGCGCGGCGACACGGATGACCGACACGGTCCCGGCGGAGCGTTCGGCGCAGGGGCCGAACCGGGTGACTTCGGACGCGGCTAAGGGGACGGAGCGCGACCCGGCGAACATCGCGCCGCCGCTCGTCTACCTCGCAAGCGACGCCGGCGGCTGGATTTCGGGCCGGTGTTTCGGGATCGCGGGGTACCGGATCACGCTGTACAGCAACATCGCGCCGCAGGTCGTGCTGCAGGGCTCGAAGATGTGGACGGTCGATGAGCTGTTCGAGCGGATGGAGCCGACGTTCAAGCCGTTCATCCAGCCGGTCCAGTAG
- a CDS encoding hemerythrin domain-containing protein: protein MDRVIGPYREWRASLRTGLQSLAKAGAAAGQGPDDTARAALAEALRYVEGTLLPASLAEEFTLFPAVDGVLGLTGSCGVLEQQHEAMRQMAGDLRQVAAAAEKDGDTLAYGRYLQPLLFGLYGLARAHLEAEDAVFLPLLDEHLSESQVNVLVENSERIASAKAAG from the coding sequence ATGGACCGCGTCATCGGGCCGTACCGGGAGTGGCGGGCTTCGCTGCGCACCGGTTTGCAGTCGCTGGCGAAGGCGGGCGCAGCGGCCGGGCAGGGCCCGGATGACACGGCGCGCGCTGCCCTGGCGGAGGCGCTGCGCTACGTCGAGGGGACCCTGCTGCCGGCTTCGCTGGCGGAGGAGTTCACGCTCTTCCCGGCTGTGGACGGCGTGCTCGGCCTGACCGGCTCGTGCGGGGTGCTGGAGCAGCAGCACGAGGCGATGCGGCAGATGGCGGGGGACCTCCGGCAGGTGGCCGCGGCGGCGGAGAAGGACGGCGACACGCTCGCATATGGGCGATACCTGCAGCCGCTCCTGTTCGGCCTGTACGGGCTGGCGCGGGCGCACCTCGAGGCCGAGGATGCGGTCTTCCTGCCGCTCCTCGATGAGCACCTGAGCGAGAGCCAGGTGAATGTCCTGGTCGAGAACAGCGAGCGGATCGCCTCGGCGAAGGCGGCCGGCTGA
- a CDS encoding rhodanese-like domain-containing protein produces the protein MATRDPREPFTRITVHEAKEKLDRGEAVLIDVREPHEYVEVHAKGARLIPVNTVLNEVRQIREFANGKEVLFICRSGQRSALAAEFATAAGLDDLPLYNVEGGTLAWVEAGYPTGD, from the coding sequence GTGGCCACCAGGGACCCCCGCGAGCCGTTTACCCGCATTACCGTCCACGAGGCAAAGGAAAAACTCGACCGCGGCGAAGCCGTCCTCATCGACGTCCGCGAGCCGCACGAGTACGTCGAAGTCCACGCCAAAGGTGCCCGGCTGATCCCCGTCAACACCGTCCTCAACGAAGTCCGGCAGATCCGCGAGTTCGCCAACGGCAAGGAGGTGCTCTTCATCTGCCGCAGCGGGCAGCGCAGCGCACTCGCCGCCGAGTTCGCAACCGCCGCCGGCCTCGACGACCTGCCGCTCTACAACGTAGAGGGCGGCACCCTCGCCTGGGTCGAAGCCGGCTACCCCACGGGCGACTGA
- a CDS encoding branched-chain amino acid ABC transporter substrate-binding protein — MSERKGRSRFAWLLLLAAFAMVLAVACGGDDDDTGGGSVTYGKAGFKTVEIASGQPIKIGYSGPLSGDLKGIGEPIQKAVELAAKGKTIKGHSIQVVSKDDLCSADGGASAATQLLQEGVVAVVGPVCSGAVVAAQPQYEGAGITHVSPSSTAHKPTYPDRGQVFQTFLRTTYSDDIQGPAQAKFAYKTLGAKTAYIVYDTDAYGTGLRDAFKAAYEKEGGKILGSEGYEKKQTDFKAVVTNIKNAKPDLVYFAGFYSEATPFIKQLRAEMKDVKFLGGDGVKNDEFIKGAGADAEGAYLSLPSPVYTGEAYKTFGDLFEKETGIKRDASPFVAEAYDAATVIIRAIEKVAEEKDGKLVIDLKKLNEEIRKTELDGASGKIKFDARGENVGGATPVSLFQVKNGAFEEIKQ, encoded by the coding sequence ATGTCCGAACGGAAGGGACGGTCCAGGTTCGCCTGGCTGCTGCTCCTCGCCGCCTTCGCCATGGTCCTCGCCGTCGCCTGCGGCGGCGACGATGACGACACCGGCGGCGGCAGCGTCACCTATGGCAAGGCCGGCTTCAAGACCGTCGAAATCGCCTCCGGCCAGCCCATCAAGATCGGCTACTCCGGCCCGCTCTCGGGCGACCTCAAGGGCATCGGCGAGCCCATCCAGAAGGCCGTCGAGCTCGCCGCCAAGGGCAAGACCATCAAGGGCCACAGCATCCAGGTTGTCAGCAAGGACGACCTCTGCTCGGCCGATGGCGGCGCCTCCGCAGCCACCCAGCTCCTGCAGGAAGGCGTCGTCGCCGTCGTCGGCCCCGTCTGCTCCGGCGCCGTCGTTGCCGCCCAGCCGCAGTACGAAGGTGCCGGCATCACCCACGTCTCGCCGTCCTCAACGGCCCACAAGCCCACCTACCCGGACCGCGGCCAGGTCTTCCAGACCTTCCTCCGCACCACCTACTCCGACGACATCCAGGGTCCGGCCCAGGCCAAGTTCGCCTACAAGACGCTCGGCGCCAAGACCGCCTACATCGTCTACGACACCGACGCCTACGGCACCGGCCTCCGCGATGCCTTCAAGGCGGCCTACGAAAAGGAAGGCGGCAAGATCCTCGGCAGCGAGGGGTACGAGAAGAAGCAGACTGACTTCAAGGCCGTCGTAACCAACATCAAGAACGCCAAGCCCGACCTCGTCTACTTCGCCGGCTTCTACTCCGAGGCAACCCCCTTCATCAAGCAGCTCCGCGCCGAGATGAAGGACGTCAAGTTCCTCGGCGGCGACGGCGTGAAGAACGACGAGTTCATCAAGGGCGCCGGCGCCGATGCCGAAGGCGCCTACCTCTCGCTTCCCAGCCCCGTCTACACCGGCGAGGCCTACAAGACCTTCGGCGACCTCTTCGAAAAGGAAACCGGCATCAAGCGCGACGCCAGCCCCTTCGTCGCCGAAGCCTACGACGCTGCCACCGTCATCATCCGTGCGATCGAAAAGGTCGCCGAGGAGAAGGACGGCAAGCTCGTCATCGACCTCAAGAAGCTGAACGAGGAGATCCGTAAGACCGAACTCGATGGCGCCTCCGGCAAGATCAAGTTCGACGCCCGCGGCGAAAACGTCGGCGGCGCGACGCCCGTCAGCCTCTTCCAGGTCAAGAACGGCGCCTTCGAAGAGATCAAGCAGTAG